In one Pseudomonas sp. R84 genomic region, the following are encoded:
- a CDS encoding endonuclease/exonuclease/phosphatase family protein: MRRWKSERIVGLHDPQVNEHHLESTGLPADQRLRLLSFNIQVGISTERYRHYLTRSWQHLLPHNGRSGNLQKIGDLLGDFDLVALQEADGGSLRSGYVNQVEHLAQLGAFPYWYQQLNRNLGRLAQHSNGVLSRLKPSAIEDHPLPGPKGRGAILLRFGEGPEALVVVMMHLALGARTRSLQLAYIRELIGGYKHQVLMGDMNTHASDLLQHSPLRDLGLLAPQVEATFPSWRPQRCLDHILLSPTLTLEKVEVLAQPISDHLPVAVEIRLPGSLTADALPALSPAPRGTPE; encoded by the coding sequence ATGCGCCGCTGGAAGTCTGAACGCATCGTTGGCCTGCATGATCCGCAGGTCAACGAGCATCACCTGGAGTCCACGGGCCTGCCCGCAGACCAGCGTTTGCGTCTGCTCAGTTTCAATATCCAGGTCGGCATCAGCACCGAGCGCTATCGGCATTACCTGACCCGTAGCTGGCAGCACCTGCTGCCGCACAACGGCCGTTCAGGCAACCTGCAAAAGATCGGTGACTTGCTCGGCGACTTCGATCTGGTCGCTCTGCAGGAAGCCGATGGCGGCAGCTTGCGTTCGGGCTACGTCAATCAGGTGGAACATCTGGCCCAACTCGGCGCCTTCCCTTACTGGTATCAACAACTCAATCGCAACCTCGGCCGACTCGCTCAGCACAGCAATGGCGTGCTCAGTCGCCTGAAACCGTCGGCGATCGAAGATCACCCGCTGCCCGGCCCGAAAGGTCGCGGGGCGATTCTGCTGCGTTTCGGCGAAGGCCCGGAAGCGTTGGTGGTGGTAATGATGCACCTGGCCCTTGGTGCGCGAACACGCAGCCTGCAACTGGCCTATATTCGTGAGCTGATCGGTGGTTATAAACACCAGGTGTTGATGGGCGACATGAACACCCACGCCAGCGATCTGCTACAACACTCTCCGTTACGCGATCTCGGCCTACTGGCCCCGCAGGTGGAAGCGACTTTCCCCAGCTGGCGTCCTCAACGTTGCCTTGATCATATTTTGCTCAGCCCGACCCTGACCCTGGAAAAGGTCGAAGTGCTGGCCCAACCGATTTCCGATCACCTGCCGGTCGCGGTAGAGATTCGTCTGCCGGGTTCGCTCACGGCCGATGCATTGCCCGCGTTGAGTCCTGCCCCTCGCGGAACCCCTGAATGA
- a CDS encoding thiol:disulfide interchange protein DsbA/DsbL produces MRNLIISAALVAASLFGVTAQAAEAPAAPYVELANPVPVAEPGKIEVVELFWYGCPHCYAFEPVINPWVEKLPSDVNFVRIPAMFGGPWDAHGQMFLTLEAMGVEHKVHNAVFEAIQKQHKKLTDKNDMADFLATQGVDKDKFLATFDSFAIKGQIVKARELAKKYEITGVPTMIVNGKYRFDIGSAGGAEQALQLADQLVAKERAATKAAAN; encoded by the coding sequence ATGCGTAATCTGATCATCAGCGCCGCCCTCGTCGCTGCCAGCCTGTTCGGCGTGACCGCTCAAGCCGCCGAAGCCCCTGCCGCCCCTTACGTGGAACTGGCCAACCCGGTTCCGGTTGCAGAGCCTGGCAAGATCGAAGTGGTCGAGCTGTTCTGGTACGGCTGCCCGCACTGCTACGCTTTTGAGCCCGTGATCAACCCTTGGGTTGAGAAACTGCCGTCCGACGTCAACTTCGTACGTATTCCAGCCATGTTCGGCGGCCCATGGGACGCTCACGGTCAGATGTTCCTGACCCTCGAAGCCATGGGCGTCGAGCACAAGGTTCACAACGCCGTATTCGAAGCAATCCAGAAACAACACAAGAAGCTGACCGACAAGAACGACATGGCTGACTTCCTCGCCACCCAGGGCGTAGACAAGGACAAATTCCTCGCCACGTTCGACTCGTTCGCCATCAAAGGTCAGATCGTAAAAGCTCGCGAACTGGCCAAGAAGTATGAAATCACTGGAGTGCCAACCATGATCGTCAATGGCAAGTACCGCTTTGACATCGGCTCCGCCGGTGGTGCCGAACAAGCGCTGCAACTGGCTGACCAACTGGTCGCCAAAGAGCGAGCGGCAACCAAGGCTGCTGCCAACTAA
- a CDS encoding c-type cytochrome, which produces MNKLIVSLLLTVGISGFAHAAGDAAAGQAKAAVCGACHGPDGNSMAPNFPKLAGQGERYLTKQLHDIKSGKRTVLEMTGLLTNLSDQDLADIAAYFATQKGSVGAADPKIVARGEALFRGGNLAKGLPACTGCHSPNGAGNAAAGFPHLGGQHAQYIAKQLTDFRKEEGGRTNDGDTMTMQTIAKRLSDEDIAAVSSYIQGLH; this is translated from the coding sequence ATGAACAAATTGATCGTGAGTCTGCTGTTGACCGTGGGAATCTCAGGCTTCGCCCATGCTGCCGGTGATGCCGCAGCGGGCCAGGCAAAAGCCGCCGTTTGCGGAGCCTGCCATGGCCCGGACGGCAACAGCATGGCGCCAAACTTTCCGAAACTGGCAGGTCAAGGTGAACGGTACCTGACCAAGCAACTGCACGACATCAAGTCGGGCAAGCGCACCGTTCTGGAAATGACCGGCCTGCTGACCAACCTGAGCGATCAGGATCTGGCCGACATCGCCGCCTACTTCGCCACCCAGAAGGGCAGTGTCGGCGCCGCCGATCCGAAGATCGTTGCACGCGGTGAGGCCCTGTTCCGTGGCGGCAACCTGGCCAAGGGCCTGCCAGCTTGCACCGGCTGCCACTCACCGAACGGCGCCGGCAACGCGGCTGCCGGCTTTCCGCACCTGGGTGGCCAACACGCTCAATACATCGCCAAGCAGCTGACCGATTTCCGCAAGGAAGAAGGTGGCCGCACCAACGACGGCGACACCATGACCATGCAGACCATCGCCAAGCGCCTCAGCGACGAAGATATTGCGGCGGTCTCCAGCTACATTCAGGGTTTGCACTAA
- a CDS encoding c-type cytochrome — protein sequence MTKWLLAAGVLMPLYSAQATQDPEAVYNRVCGACHSGQLPMAPKRGDQEAWTPRLAKGMGTLVQHVTQGFKAMPPRGLCMDCSAEDYQAIILWMSE from the coding sequence ATGACGAAATGGCTGCTGGCTGCCGGAGTCTTGATGCCGCTTTACAGCGCACAGGCTACACAGGATCCGGAAGCTGTGTACAACCGTGTTTGTGGTGCCTGTCATTCCGGCCAACTACCCATGGCGCCCAAAAGAGGCGATCAGGAAGCTTGGACGCCGAGGTTGGCGAAAGGTATGGGGACGCTGGTGCAACACGTGACCCAGGGTTTCAAGGCGATGCCGCCGCGTGGTTTGTGCATGGACTGCAGTGCCGAGGATTACCAAGCCATCATCCTTTGGATGAGCGAGTAA
- the yihA gene encoding ribosome biogenesis GTP-binding protein YihA/YsxC, protein MQLKNPILGLCQQSTFMLSAAKVDQCPDDEGFEVAFAGRSNAGKSSALNTLTHASLARTSKTPGRTQLLNFFKLDEDRRLVDLPGYGYAKVPIPLKMHWQRHLEAYLGGRESLKGLILMMDIRHPMTDFDLLMLDWAVAAGMPMHILLTKADKLTYGAAKNTLLKVQSEIRKGWGDLVTIQLFSAPKRMGLEEAYTVLAGWMELADKGAEAAAE, encoded by the coding sequence ATGCAACTCAAGAATCCCATCCTCGGCCTGTGCCAACAGTCCACGTTCATGCTCAGTGCCGCCAAAGTCGATCAATGCCCTGACGACGAAGGCTTCGAAGTAGCGTTTGCCGGTCGTTCCAACGCCGGCAAATCCAGCGCGCTGAACACTTTGACTCACGCCAGCCTGGCGCGCACCTCGAAAACTCCGGGCCGCACACAGCTGTTGAACTTCTTCAAGCTAGACGAAGATCGCCGTCTGGTCGACCTGCCGGGCTACGGTTACGCAAAAGTACCGATCCCGCTGAAGATGCACTGGCAGCGTCACCTTGAGGCGTACCTCGGTGGCCGCGAGAGTTTGAAGGGTTTGATTCTGATGATGGACATCCGTCATCCAATGACCGACTTCGACCTGCTGATGCTCGACTGGGCCGTTGCCGCCGGCATGCCGATGCACATCCTGCTGACCAAGGCCGACAAGCTCACCTATGGCGCAGCCAAGAACACCCTGCTCAAAGTGCAGTCGGAAATCCGCAAGGGCTGGGGCGATCTGGTGACCATCCAGCTGTTCTCCGCGCCAAAACGCATGGGCCTGGAAGAGGCCTACACTGTACTGGCCGGCTGGATGGAACTGGCAGACAAAGGCGCCGAAGCGGCAGCCGAGTAA